GTGCTGCCCGCATTGACCCGCTGCACATACGGCGGAGGTGTGGCGGTTGCGGTTGGCGTGCGGGTTGGCGTGGGCGTCGGTGTGCCGGTGGGCGTGGCGGTGGCCGGCAGCGTCGGCGTCGGCGTCGCGGTGGGGGTGTTGGTCGCTGTCGGCGTCGGCGTGATCGTCGGCGTGGAGGTCGGCGTGTTGGTGAAGAGCGGCGTTGGCGTGGCGGTGGGCGTCGCGGTGAAGGGGGGCCCAACTTCGCGGCCGCGGCCAGCTGGCGCCGGCGTCTATGCGGCCAAAGCCGTAGTAGATGTCGTAGCCGGCCGCGCCTTTGTCCACCGCGGTTTGCTGGATGATGGCGCGCACGTCGGCCGCGGAAAAGCTCGGATGCGCCGAAAGGATCAACGCGGCCAGGCCGCTGACATGCGGCGCTGCCTGTGAGGTGCCGCTGAAGTACTGGTACGCATTGGGATTGCTGGCGGTCCAGTTGGTGCTCCACACCGTGTCGCCCGGCGCGGTCACGTCTACGAACGTGCCGTAGTTGGACAATGTCCACCACACATCGTAGTAGTCGGTGCCGCCCACCGCAATGACTGCGGGATAGCCGGCCGGATAGTACGTCTGATTCAGGCCACTGTTGCCTGAGGCAGCTACCATCACCACATCATGACTTGCGGCATAGGCCACGGCATCGGTCAT
This genomic window from Candidatus Amarolinea dominans contains:
- a CDS encoding peptidase S8 — encoded protein: MRYAEPNALAQIAVVPTDPDYSDISKVYAPQMINAETAWNYTTGSASVTVAVLDTGISFTHPEFSGQTVAGYDFVHNDSDPSDDEGHGTHVSGIVAAAMNNGQGNTGIAPGVKIMPLKVMDYTGYGSWVWVADGVIYATDHGADVINMSLGSAGTSYLMTDAVAYAASHDVVMVAASGNSGLNQTYYPAGYPAVIAVGGTDYYDVWWTLSNYGTFVDVTAPGDTVWSTNWTASNPNAYQYFSGTSQAAPHVSGLAALILSAHPSFSAADVRAIIQQTAVDKGAAGYDIYYGFGRIDAGASWPRPRSWAPLHRDAHRHANAALHQHADLHADDHADADSDQHPHRDADADAAGHRHAHRHTDAHANPHANRNRHTSAVCAAGQCGQHDRLHRWAGPGVGR